In one Steroidobacteraceae bacterium genomic region, the following are encoded:
- the zapD gene encoding cell division protein ZapD, translating into MTQDESDFIFEQPLNERYRTFLRLDFLYNQALHHNSQDSHWASRAAVAALLEILAITARGDTRADVMKELERQLAILNEYQRKKGVDVARLRDVMSNLMRIRNELLELGANFMQPLKESEFLAAIKHRSAIPGGTCEFDLPDYYFWLNQPAKERVRDFSAWLALLRPLFDAIAEVLWIVRQNGRAREELANEGVIHINLDRDANLQLLRIAVPRELGLFPEVSGSHYRCSIRFMCWQGLGERSRQYQGDVRFRLISCS; encoded by the coding sequence GTGACCCAGGACGAATCGGACTTCATCTTCGAGCAACCGCTCAACGAGCGCTATCGCACCTTCCTGCGGCTCGATTTCCTCTACAACCAGGCGCTGCATCACAACAGCCAGGACAGCCACTGGGCGAGCCGCGCCGCCGTCGCCGCGCTTCTGGAAATCCTCGCCATCACGGCGCGCGGCGACACGCGCGCCGATGTCATGAAAGAACTCGAACGTCAGCTCGCGATTCTGAACGAGTATCAGCGCAAGAAAGGTGTCGACGTCGCGCGATTGCGCGATGTGATGTCCAATCTCATGCGCATCCGCAACGAACTCCTGGAACTCGGCGCCAATTTCATGCAACCGCTGAAGGAGTCGGAGTTCCTCGCGGCGATCAAGCACCGCAGCGCGATCCCGGGCGGCACCTGCGAATTCGATTTGCCGGATTACTACTTCTGGCTCAACCAGCCCGCCAAGGAGCGTGTCCGCGATTTCAGCGCTTGGCTGGCGCTGCTGCGACCGCTGTTCGATGCCATTGCCGAAGTGCTCTGGATCGTGCGCCAGAATGGCCGCGCGCGCGAGGAGCTCGCCAACGAAGGTGTCATTCATATCAATCTCGACCGCGACGCCAACCTGCAGCTGCTTCGCATCGCGGTGCCGCGCGAGCTCGGCCTCTTTCCGGAAGTGAGCGGCAGCCACTACCGATGCAGCATCCGCTTCATGTGTTGGCAGGGCCTTGGCGAGCGCTCCAGACAATACCAGGGCGATGTACGCTTCCGGCTGATCTCGTGCAGCTGA
- a CDS encoding S9 family peptidase encodes MKDLPKLLCLLLIPACASATGLDIARMFAAPDLAGESLRSARFSPDNRLVTYLKGKALDKDRYDLWAYDIASRRHRLLVDADRFGAAIPLSAEEAERRERQRTSSLSGIVDYSFAADGKRLLVPQNGDLYLYDLTRPAASAVRRLTNTTAYETDARFSPHGRFVSFIREQNLYIIDLATGREQALTSAGGGLISFGMAEFIAQEEMDRDTGYWWSPDERTIAVARVDDSPVQEAERFEIMADGVKVVRQRYPYAGTANAAVTLQLIAIDGGEQRPVALSSFEYLARVDWLPDSSGLIVQTQSRDQRQLELQHVSASDGRARTLFIEHSDSWVPLTRSLTLLPGRRQFILASSRSGFQHLYLFDYSGQLLRPLTGGEWTVIDGGRDGTIRGIDQAERTIYFTANKDTVVERHLYALDIATPDAEPRRVTAEGGWHDVTMSPNAGLFLDTFSTPDQPPRVALRRADGRELAVLIENKLDAAHPYAPYADAHRPTEFGTLTAEDGQTLHYQMLTPADMQPGKRYPAIIDVYGGPGYQRVRRAWGGYPRSNEGYFRQILAQHGYVVFTLDNRGSGFRGTRFEAAGFHHLGSVEVRDQVRGAEFLSSLDFVDPKRIGVFGWSYGGYMTLMCLMQAPDTFAAGAAGAPVTDWRLYDTHYTERYMGTPAGNPDGYRDSNVLSFANNLRGRLLLMHGMADDNVLFTHSTTLMSELQRLDKAFLVMPYPGSKHGLLRHADTGPHAYHSIVDFFDRNL; translated from the coding sequence ATGAAAGACCTGCCAAAGTTGCTCTGCCTGTTGTTGATTCCCGCCTGCGCGAGCGCAACGGGACTCGATATCGCGCGCATGTTCGCGGCGCCCGATCTCGCGGGTGAGAGCCTGCGCAGTGCGCGCTTCTCACCGGACAATCGGCTCGTCACCTATCTCAAAGGCAAGGCACTCGACAAGGACCGCTATGACCTGTGGGCTTATGACATTGCCAGCCGACGGCATCGGCTGCTGGTCGATGCCGATCGTTTCGGTGCCGCGATTCCGTTGTCTGCCGAAGAGGCAGAGCGTCGCGAGCGCCAGCGGACATCGTCGCTCTCGGGCATTGTCGACTACAGTTTCGCGGCCGATGGCAAGCGGCTGCTTGTGCCGCAAAATGGCGACCTCTATCTGTACGATTTGACGAGGCCCGCCGCGAGCGCCGTGCGCCGGCTCACCAACACGACAGCCTACGAAACCGACGCGCGTTTCTCTCCCCATGGCAGGTTCGTGAGCTTCATCCGTGAGCAGAACCTGTACATCATCGACCTGGCGACAGGACGGGAGCAGGCGCTCACCAGCGCCGGCGGCGGCCTCATCAGTTTCGGGATGGCCGAGTTCATCGCCCAGGAGGAGATGGATCGCGACACGGGCTACTGGTGGTCACCTGATGAGCGAACAATCGCGGTCGCCCGCGTCGATGACAGCCCCGTGCAGGAAGCCGAGCGCTTCGAGATCATGGCCGATGGCGTAAAGGTGGTCAGGCAACGCTATCCCTACGCCGGTACCGCCAACGCCGCGGTGACTTTGCAACTGATCGCGATCGATGGCGGCGAACAGCGGCCCGTCGCGCTGTCCTCATTCGAATACCTGGCGAGAGTCGACTGGCTGCCTGACAGCAGCGGGCTTATCGTGCAGACCCAGTCGCGCGACCAGCGTCAACTCGAACTGCAGCATGTGAGCGCAAGCGATGGTCGCGCGCGCACCCTGTTCATCGAGCACAGCGACAGCTGGGTGCCGCTCACCCGCAGTCTCACCCTGCTGCCCGGACGACGGCAGTTCATCCTGGCCTCGAGCCGCAGTGGCTTCCAGCATCTTTACCTGTTCGATTACAGCGGCCAACTGCTGCGCCCTTTGACCGGTGGCGAGTGGACGGTCATCGACGGCGGCCGGGACGGTACCATACGCGGCATCGATCAGGCTGAGCGGACGATCTATTTCACGGCCAACAAGGACACCGTCGTCGAGCGCCACCTGTACGCACTCGACATCGCCACGCCGGATGCCGAACCACGGCGGGTCACTGCGGAAGGCGGCTGGCACGATGTCACCATGTCGCCGAACGCCGGGCTGTTCCTCGATACCTTTTCCACCCCCGACCAGCCGCCCCGCGTCGCACTTCGCCGCGCCGATGGCAGGGAGCTCGCGGTATTGATCGAGAACAAACTCGATGCCGCGCATCCCTACGCGCCCTATGCCGATGCCCACCGACCGACCGAGTTCGGCACGCTCACTGCCGAAGACGGGCAGACGCTCCACTATCAAATGCTGACACCGGCCGACATGCAGCCGGGCAAGCGCTATCCGGCGATCATCGATGTCTATGGCGGACCCGGCTACCAGCGCGTGCGTCGCGCCTGGGGCGGCTACCCGCGCAGCAACGAAGGCTACTTCCGCCAGATTCTCGCCCAGCATGGCTATGTCGTATTCACGCTCGACAATCGCGGCAGCGGCTTTCGCGGCACCCGGTTCGAAGCCGCGGGTTTTCATCACCTGGGGTCTGTCGAAGTACGCGATCAGGTGCGTGGTGCAGAGTTTCTGAGCAGCCTGGATTTCGTCGACCCGAAGCGCATCGGCGTGTTCGGCTGGAGTTACGGCGGTTACATGACCCTCATGTGCCTGATGCAGGCGCCCGATACGTTTGCGGCGGGCGCCGCGGGTGCGCCAGTCACCGACTGGAGGCTCTACGACACGCACTACACCGAGCGCTACATGGGCACGCCCGCCGGCAATCCCGACGGCTACCGCGACAGCAATGTACTCAGCTTTGCGAACAACCTGCGGGGCCGGCTGTTGCTGATGCACGGCATGGCCGACGACAACGTGCTGTTCACCCACAGCACGACGCTGATGTCCGAACTACAGCGGCTCGACAAGGCCTTCCTCGTCATGCCCTACCCCGGCAGCAAGCATGGTCTGCTGCGCCACGCCGATACCGGACCGCATGCCTATCACAGTATTGTCGATTTCTTCGATCGCAATCTCTGA
- a CDS encoding DNA gyrase inhibitor YacG, with translation MTCPNCGRVITWSDAFPQRPFCSERCRLVDLGAWFAEERAISGEANEDFAGEPESEG, from the coding sequence CTGACCTGCCCCAATTGCGGCCGGGTCATCACCTGGAGCGATGCCTTCCCGCAGCGGCCGTTCTGTAGCGAACGCTGCCGCCTCGTCGATCTCGGCGCATGGTTCGCCGAAGAGCGCGCCATCAGCGGCGAGGCGAACGAGGACTTCGCGGGCGAGCCGGAAAGCGAAGGCTAG
- a CDS encoding prolyl oligopeptidase family serine peptidase: MIQRIRQFAVCMSFTLLVAAGCASLPRTRGLDYPQTATVDQSDDYHGTRISDPYRWLEELHSPQTTAWVKAQNALSQPWLEALPQRAAIKSSLEKLWRYERYGVPRKAGGRYFYTFNDGHQDQAVLYVADSLAATPRVLYDPNKARDDATIAIARFVPSADGRIVAYSTSDGGTDWDLWHFVATDDAVPLPDVLRQTKFWNLSFAADGSGVYYSRYPALPDGRGDDGGRPAIYFHRLGTEQSSDRLVYEITDHPTRVPDGLVTDDGRYLIISEFDGYETNAVKLLKLADANAAIEPLMNDWDALYTVLGNVGDTFFVLTTNAAPRGRVVAVDADRTEPARWHAIVPESADSIESASLVGGRIIVTYVHDAHSVVRVYDPGGGESTEVALPGLGSVGGFNGRADDTETFFSFVDHLRPAEVLRYDIAGNTVLPYREPRQILDPTQYQTRQVFYASRDGTRVPMFIVEKRGTASPGPRPTLLYGYGGFNVSLTPAYKPYVLAWLEMGGVYAEANLRGGGEYGEAWHQAGTREHKQNVFDDFIAAAEYLQREKITDPRHLAIMGRSNGGLLIGAVMLQRPELFAAALPGVGVLDMLRYQLASANARQWSSDFGLSENPGDFGYLRAYSPLHNVVRGRCYPATLITTADRDDRVVPWHSYKFAATLQQAQGCSQPVLIRIETRAGHGAGKPLWMQIDDFADQLAFAAQATHLGAPPAP, from the coding sequence ATGATTCAGCGCATTCGCCAGTTTGCCGTATGCATGAGTTTCACGCTGCTCGTCGCCGCGGGTTGCGCGAGCCTGCCGCGCACGCGCGGCCTCGACTATCCGCAAACCGCCACCGTCGATCAGTCCGACGACTATCACGGCACCCGGATCAGCGATCCCTATCGCTGGCTCGAGGAACTCCATTCGCCGCAGACTACGGCCTGGGTCAAGGCGCAGAACGCGTTGTCGCAGCCCTGGCTCGAGGCCTTGCCGCAGCGGGCCGCGATCAAGTCGAGCCTCGAGAAGCTCTGGCGATACGAGCGCTACGGCGTGCCGCGCAAGGCGGGCGGCCGCTATTTCTATACCTTCAACGACGGGCACCAGGATCAGGCCGTGCTGTACGTTGCAGACAGCCTCGCTGCGACGCCGCGAGTTCTCTACGACCCGAACAAGGCGCGCGACGATGCCACGATCGCAATCGCGCGTTTCGTGCCGAGTGCAGATGGCCGGATCGTAGCCTATTCCACGTCGGACGGCGGTACCGACTGGGACCTGTGGCATTTCGTTGCGACCGATGATGCCGTGCCCCTGCCGGATGTGCTGCGACAAACCAAGTTCTGGAATCTTTCCTTCGCCGCCGACGGTTCGGGTGTCTACTACAGCCGTTATCCGGCGCTGCCCGACGGGCGCGGCGACGATGGCGGTCGACCGGCCATTTATTTTCACCGCCTGGGGACGGAGCAGTCGAGCGACCGGCTGGTCTATGAGATCACCGATCATCCGACCCGAGTGCCTGACGGGCTGGTTACCGACGATGGACGCTACCTGATCATCAGCGAATTCGACGGCTATGAAACCAATGCCGTGAAGCTGCTGAAGCTTGCGGACGCCAATGCCGCGATCGAGCCGCTCATGAACGACTGGGATGCCTTGTACACCGTGCTCGGTAATGTCGGCGATACGTTCTTCGTGCTGACGACGAACGCTGCGCCGCGGGGCCGCGTCGTCGCCGTGGACGCGGACCGCACCGAGCCGGCGCGATGGCACGCTATCGTTCCTGAAAGCGCCGACAGCATCGAGTCGGCGAGTCTCGTGGGTGGACGGATCATCGTGACCTATGTCCATGATGCCCACAGCGTGGTTCGGGTGTACGACCCGGGTGGAGGCGAGAGCACGGAAGTGGCCCTGCCGGGCCTCGGTTCGGTCGGCGGCTTCAATGGACGCGCGGACGATACGGAAACCTTTTTCTCCTTCGTCGATCATCTGCGCCCCGCCGAAGTGCTGCGTTACGACATCGCAGGCAATACCGTCCTGCCCTATCGCGAACCGCGGCAGATCCTGGACCCTACTCAGTACCAGACGCGCCAGGTGTTCTACGCGAGCCGGGACGGGACCCGGGTGCCGATGTTCATAGTCGAGAAGCGCGGCACCGCAAGTCCTGGCCCGCGTCCGACGCTGCTCTATGGCTATGGCGGATTCAATGTCTCGCTCACCCCCGCCTACAAGCCCTATGTCCTTGCCTGGCTCGAGATGGGCGGCGTCTATGCCGAGGCGAATCTGCGCGGCGGTGGCGAATATGGCGAGGCCTGGCACCAGGCCGGTACGCGCGAGCACAAGCAGAACGTATTCGACGATTTCATCGCTGCGGCCGAGTATCTGCAGCGCGAGAAGATCACCGATCCCCGGCATCTTGCCATCATGGGCCGCAGCAACGGCGGTCTGCTGATCGGCGCCGTTATGCTGCAACGGCCCGAGTTGTTTGCGGCGGCCCTGCCCGGTGTCGGTGTGCTCGACATGTTGCGCTACCAGCTGGCAAGCGCGAATGCCCGCCAATGGTCGAGCGACTTCGGGCTATCGGAAAATCCGGGCGATTTTGGCTATCTGCGCGCCTATTCGCCGCTGCACAATGTCGTTCGCGGTCGCTGCTACCCCGCCACGCTGATCACCACCGCGGATCGTGATGATCGTGTCGTGCCCTGGCACAGCTACAAATTCGCGGCCACATTGCAGCAGGCGCAGGGTTGCAGCCAGCCGGTGTTGATTCGCATCGAAACGCGTGCCGGTCATGGCGCCGGCAAGCCGTTGTGGATGCAGATCGATGACTTCGCCGACCAGCTCGCTTTTGCTGCGCAGGCAACTCACCTCGGTGCGCCACCGGCGCCCTAG
- the coaE gene encoding dephospho-CoA kinase (Dephospho-CoA kinase (CoaE) performs the final step in coenzyme A biosynthesis.) — MGLPYTVILTGGIASGKTTVSRLFAALGIVIIDSDELAREVVAPGEPALAAIVKRFGSGILDSDGALDRPRLRAIVFADSNARADLERITHPAIRQLMRTRLTAAESPYTILAIPLLAETGGRREADRVLVVDCPEELQLRRLMARDGSSEPQARAILAAQASREQRLALADDVIVNDGELAPLRDAVAELHARYLQLASAKRDASI; from the coding sequence ATGGGCTTGCCGTACACGGTCATCCTCACCGGCGGCATCGCGAGCGGCAAGACCACGGTATCGCGCCTGTTTGCCGCGCTCGGTATCGTCATCATCGACAGCGATGAACTGGCGCGCGAAGTCGTGGCACCGGGTGAGCCCGCCCTCGCAGCGATCGTCAAACGTTTCGGGAGCGGGATTCTCGACAGCGACGGCGCTCTCGATCGCCCGCGTTTGCGCGCAATCGTTTTCGCCGACAGCAACGCGCGGGCCGACCTCGAGAGGATCACGCACCCGGCCATCCGGCAATTGATGCGAACGCGCCTCACCGCGGCCGAATCTCCCTACACCATACTGGCCATACCCCTCCTGGCTGAAACCGGCGGGCGACGCGAGGCCGATCGTGTGCTCGTAGTCGATTGCCCGGAGGAGCTGCAGCTGCGGCGGCTGATGGCGCGCGATGGCAGCAGCGAGCCGCAGGCAAGGGCCATACTTGCGGCCCAGGCCAGCCGCGAACAACGGCTGGCGCTGGCCGACGACGTGATCGTCAATGACGGCGAGCTTGCGCCGCTACGCGATGCCGTGGCCGAACTGCATGCGCGATACCTGCAACTGGCGTCGGCAAAACGCGACGCGTCGATCTGA
- a CDS encoding A24 family peptidase: MGIADTFASAPWIYVASAALIGCLIGSFLNVVIHRLPRMLERAWKAQCVEIMGGTEAAEAAAPYNLIVPRSACPACQAPIKAVHNVPLLSYLWLRGRCAQCGKAIGRRYFLIELVTGLAFAIVAWRFGFNWIAMAAMVVSAFLIALTAIDIDTQLLPDSLTLPLMWLGLLASLIGPLTGSGFAIPVAPRDALMGAAAGYLSLWSVYQLFKLLTGKEGMGYGDFKLLAALGAWMGWQMLLPIILASAAVGAVTGSILLAVQGREKSTPIAFGPYLAGAGWIVMLVGPQLVSRYLGLFGQAH; this comes from the coding sequence TTGGGCATCGCGGACACGTTCGCGTCGGCGCCTTGGATTTATGTCGCATCGGCCGCGCTGATCGGCTGCCTCATCGGCAGTTTCCTGAACGTGGTCATCCACCGCCTGCCGCGCATGCTGGAGCGGGCCTGGAAGGCGCAGTGCGTGGAGATCATGGGCGGCACCGAGGCCGCCGAGGCGGCGGCTCCGTATAACCTGATCGTGCCGCGCTCAGCCTGCCCGGCCTGCCAGGCGCCCATCAAGGCTGTACATAATGTGCCGCTCCTCAGCTACCTGTGGCTGCGCGGGCGCTGCGCCCAGTGCGGCAAGGCCATCGGTCGGCGCTATTTTCTGATCGAGCTGGTCACGGGACTGGCCTTCGCGATCGTCGCATGGCGCTTCGGCTTCAACTGGATCGCCATGGCCGCCATGGTGGTAAGCGCATTCCTGATCGCCCTCACCGCCATCGATATCGACACGCAGCTGCTACCGGACAGTCTCACGCTGCCGCTGATGTGGCTTGGCCTGCTGGCGAGCCTGATCGGGCCGCTGACCGGCAGTGGTTTTGCCATACCGGTCGCGCCGCGCGATGCCCTGATGGGCGCAGCGGCCGGTTACCTCTCGCTCTGGAGCGTGTACCAGCTCTTCAAATTGCTCACTGGCAAGGAGGGGATGGGCTACGGCGACTTCAAGCTGCTGGCCGCACTCGGCGCGTGGATGGGTTGGCAGATGCTGCTGCCCATCATTCTCGCCTCGGCCGCGGTCGGCGCCGTCACCGGCAGCATCCTGCTCGCCGTGCAGGGCCGCGAGAAGAGTACGCCGATCGCCTTCGGGCCCTACCTGGCGGGCGCCGGCTGGATCGTCATGCTGGTGGGGCCGCAGCTCGTCAGCCGGTACCTGGGCCTCTTCGGCCAGGCGCACTGA
- a CDS encoding thiopurine S-methyltransferase, translating into MDAQFWLRKWQQNEIGFHQAMPHAALQRHWSRLALPAGAKVFVPLAGKSLDMVWLAAAGFHVIGIELSDIAVRAFFEENNLQPTRRADRDMTCYRANQIELWQGDFFRLRREQLQGVAAIFDRAALIALPADMRGMYVEHLWRLLAPGFAGLVVTLEYEQSQMQGPPFSVLEDEIMARYGGRGEVTRLERDTEVADAARFAARGVSSLAETTYLIRG; encoded by the coding sequence ATGGACGCGCAATTCTGGCTGCGCAAGTGGCAGCAGAACGAAATCGGTTTTCACCAGGCCATGCCGCATGCAGCATTGCAACGACATTGGTCGCGCCTCGCCTTGCCTGCCGGAGCGAAGGTTTTCGTGCCGCTCGCCGGCAAGAGCCTCGACATGGTGTGGCTCGCCGCCGCGGGCTTTCACGTCATCGGCATCGAACTCTCGGACATCGCCGTGCGCGCGTTCTTCGAGGAAAACAACCTGCAACCGACACGACGCGCCGATCGCGACATGACCTGCTATCGCGCCAATCAGATCGAACTCTGGCAGGGCGACTTCTTTCGCCTGCGACGCGAGCAGCTGCAGGGTGTCGCCGCGATTTTCGATCGCGCAGCGCTGATAGCGCTGCCTGCCGACATGCGCGGCATGTACGTCGAGCACCTCTGGAGATTGCTGGCCCCGGGTTTTGCAGGACTCGTGGTGACGCTCGAATACGAGCAGTCGCAGATGCAGGGCCCGCCGTTTTCCGTGCTCGAGGATGAAATCATGGCCCGCTACGGCGGACGCGGCGAAGTCACCCGCCTCGAACGCGATACCGAGGTCGCCGACGCAGCGCGCTTTGCGGCGCGCGGCGTCAGCTCTCTTGCCGAAACGACCTACCTGATTCGCGGCTAG